In one Trichlorobacter lovleyi SZ genomic region, the following are encoded:
- a CDS encoding ABC transporter ATP-binding protein, producing MLTLRDIRKSYRIGPTEVEVLKGVSLEIQQGELVSIMGQSGCGKSTLMNIIGLLDRPTSGSFMLDGAEVSYSDDDALSEIRNQRIGFVFQQYFLLSRLTALENVALPLVYRGDKGNNTLERCMELLKRVGMDDRAHHRPNELSGGQQQRVAIARALVGNPSLILADEPTGALDTNVGGEIMELFKTLNAEEGITVVIITHDPGIARQCKRVAVMKDGVILS from the coding sequence ATGCTGACCCTGCGCGATATACGTAAATCCTACCGGATCGGCCCCACCGAAGTGGAAGTACTCAAAGGTGTCTCCCTTGAGATTCAGCAGGGCGAGCTGGTCTCCATCATGGGCCAGTCCGGGTGCGGCAAATCCACCCTGATGAATATCATCGGCCTTTTGGACCGTCCCACCTCCGGCAGCTTTATGCTGGATGGCGCTGAAGTCAGCTACAGCGATGACGATGCACTGTCTGAAATCCGCAACCAGCGGATCGGCTTTGTGTTTCAGCAGTACTTCCTGCTCTCCCGCCTGACCGCCCTTGAAAACGTTGCCCTGCCGCTGGTCTACCGCGGCGACAAAGGCAACAACACTCTTGAACGCTGCATGGAGCTGCTCAAGCGGGTCGGTATGGATGACCGTGCCCACCACCGGCCCAATGAACTTTCCGGTGGTCAGCAACAGCGGGTGGCCATTGCCCGCGCCCTGGTGGGCAACCCGTCCCTGATTCTGGCAGATGAACCAACCGGCGCCCTTGACACCAATGTGGGGGGCGAAATCATGGAACTGTTCAAGACACTGAATGCTGAAGAAGGAATTACCGTGGTCATCATCACCCACGATCCCGGCATTGCCCGTCAGTGCAAACGGGTGGCGGTCATGAAGGACGGGGTGATTCTGTCATGA
- a CDS encoding efflux RND transporter periplasmic adaptor subunit gives MERDNIISGRILDDMTDGVLAVDLSGTIITFNPAAARILGIAEENALMKSFGEIFLLAEENDDFNQTILDAIYESSTSHNRIVPFSCNDKRTTLALTTTFLKAEDGTDQRMGVIAVFSDITELQALQEAEARLAEELKSKHKELQAAYLKTEEGNQQLQSALKKVQIIRNTATAFTIILFLGIGLFVWNRKPASISSSPASAATVQGAATTVIPVTPQPVSSSIALTGKLLPLQMVNITSPISGKVGQVMVRYGDVVKAGQPLLTMDTSEAMIKYREAKAAYIKAQNSYQQMEKWDASADVARAHRSLAKAKLSLENQKKTLDESERLYKKGIIPATEYESAKHQYSNQQMDYQSAQEELKAAQEKGNSENRKVSRFELENAESRMRQAEKDIASSTVVAPVSGIIMKPPASGQSKEGRTVERGTTFQQGELLLAIGDLSGFSVNARLDEVDVTKVQLGQKVRVSGDAFPGQQLTGSIQSISPHAEEGEAGKSVSSFGIKVVIDSVPPELKKRIMVGMTANLEIIIYEKPDALMVPLAAVHDEQGKRYVTRKKGTAPSDAAEKVPVTTGYTTQDTVEITSGLKAGDLLEVTTFGPPPAPASPSGGKP, from the coding sequence ATGGAACGGGACAACATAATTTCAGGCCGGATTCTGGATGACATGACCGACGGGGTACTTGCCGTTGACCTCTCCGGCACTATCATCACCTTTAACCCGGCAGCAGCCAGAATTCTGGGGATTGCAGAAGAAAACGCGCTGATGAAATCCTTTGGCGAGATATTTCTGCTGGCTGAAGAGAACGACGATTTCAACCAGACCATTCTGGATGCGATCTACGAATCATCCACCAGTCACAACCGGATTGTCCCGTTTTCCTGCAATGACAAACGCACCACCCTGGCGTTAACCACCACCTTTCTTAAAGCAGAAGATGGCACCGACCAGCGGATGGGGGTGATTGCCGTATTCAGTGATATTACTGAACTGCAGGCATTACAGGAGGCCGAAGCGCGACTGGCGGAAGAGCTGAAGAGCAAACACAAAGAGCTGCAGGCAGCCTACCTGAAGACTGAAGAAGGGAATCAGCAGTTACAGTCGGCCCTGAAAAAGGTTCAGATCATCAGGAACACCGCCACCGCCTTCACCATCATTCTCTTCCTGGGGATCGGGCTGTTTGTCTGGAACCGCAAGCCCGCCAGTATCAGCTCGTCACCGGCATCAGCAGCAACAGTCCAGGGAGCAGCAACAACCGTCATACCTGTTACGCCGCAGCCGGTTTCAAGCAGCATCGCCCTGACCGGCAAGCTGCTGCCGTTGCAGATGGTGAATATCACCAGCCCGATCTCCGGCAAGGTGGGGCAGGTGATGGTCCGCTACGGAGATGTTGTCAAGGCTGGACAACCGCTGCTGACCATGGACACCTCTGAGGCGATGATCAAGTACCGCGAGGCAAAGGCAGCCTACATCAAGGCGCAAAACAGTTACCAACAGATGGAGAAATGGGATGCCAGCGCAGATGTTGCCAGGGCACACCGCTCCCTGGCAAAGGCCAAACTTTCACTGGAAAACCAAAAGAAAACCCTGGACGAATCAGAGCGGCTGTATAAAAAGGGGATTATCCCGGCCACCGAGTATGAATCTGCCAAACACCAGTACAGCAACCAGCAGATGGACTACCAGAGCGCCCAGGAAGAGTTGAAGGCTGCCCAGGAAAAGGGGAACAGCGAAAACCGTAAAGTTTCCCGTTTTGAGCTGGAAAATGCCGAATCCCGTATGCGGCAGGCAGAAAAGGATATTGCCTCCTCCACAGTGGTGGCCCCGGTTTCCGGTATTATCATGAAACCGCCCGCCAGTGGCCAGTCCAAGGAAGGCAGAACCGTGGAGCGCGGCACCACCTTCCAGCAGGGCGAGCTGCTGCTGGCCATCGGCGACCTGTCAGGATTTTCCGTCAATGCCAGGCTGGATGAGGTGGATGTCACCAAGGTCCAGCTGGGACAAAAGGTACGGGTAAGCGGCGATGCCTTTCCCGGTCAACAGTTGACCGGCAGCATCCAGAGCATCTCCCCCCATGCTGAAGAAGGTGAAGCAGGCAAGTCAGTTTCCTCCTTTGGCATCAAGGTGGTAATTGACTCAGTACCGCCAGAACTGAAAAAACGGATCATGGTGGGGATGACCGCCAACCTTGAGATTATCATCTATGAAAAGCCTGATGCCCTGATGGTGCCGCTGGCTGCTGTGCATGATGAGCAGGGCAAGCGTTATGTCACCAGAAAAAAAGGGACTGCCCCGTCAGATGCGGCTGAAAAAGTACCGGTCACCACCGGCTACACCACCCAGGATACGGTTGAGATCACCAGCGGGCTGAAGGCCGGTGACCTGCTGGAGGTAACCACGTTCGGCCCTCCGCCTGCACCCGCCAGCCCCTCTGGCGGGAAGCCCTGA
- a CDS encoding TolC family protein yields the protein MIACRLQAVIALCLLSLYLSPAVGYAAGSTMTLDDCIAVALRENRTIKNAYLDRVVQKYTLRMAEEKFIPTLTITPAITGTGTTRALGSSNAASAGTTTTTSAVTTNASEKLPTGATLTLNGSYGISSTEQSSPTRAYGWNASLTQPLLKGGGLDVNLASVRQARLTEQSNILSLKTTITATVTDVVSAYRSYVQAIKSLEITRQSLERSRELVATNRELIAAGRMAAIEIVQSEADLANREFSLLSAENQVDAARLALTKAIDIDKNSRISPSTESEIPPVPYSHEQAKRLAFENRPDYLQSLLNYENTKIQLMLAKNGTLWDLSLTGSYGEDYTRSAATGPVSSNGVWTAGLTLTIPFDNLYRASTERSAYIAADIALRKFENDLARQRENIEIEVQDALRNAEMNYRQIKLATLARTLSEKKVEIETEKLKAGRSTNFQLVSYQNDLVSAQNNELAAIITYLNALTTLESKLGIILERRGITLSERK from the coding sequence ATGATTGCTTGCCGTTTGCAGGCCGTTATCGCCCTCTGCCTGCTCTCATTGTACCTGTCTCCTGCTGTAGGTTATGCCGCCGGGTCGACCATGACACTTGACGACTGCATTGCCGTGGCCCTGCGGGAAAACCGTACCATCAAAAACGCCTACCTTGACCGGGTGGTACAGAAATACACCCTGCGGATGGCAGAAGAAAAATTCATCCCAACATTGACCATAACCCCGGCTATTACCGGCACCGGCACGACACGCGCCCTCGGCAGCAGCAATGCCGCTAGCGCCGGCACGACGACAACTACCTCTGCCGTTACAACAAACGCCAGCGAAAAACTACCCACCGGCGCCACCTTGACCCTGAACGGCAGCTACGGCATCAGCAGCACAGAACAGTCCAGTCCCACCAGGGCCTATGGCTGGAACGCCAGCCTGACTCAGCCGTTGCTGAAAGGTGGCGGCCTGGATGTCAACCTGGCCTCCGTGCGTCAGGCCCGCCTGACCGAGCAGAGCAATATCCTTTCGCTTAAAACCACCATCACCGCAACTGTTACCGACGTGGTGAGCGCCTATCGCAGCTATGTCCAGGCCATTAAATCCCTTGAGATCACCCGGCAGTCGCTGGAGCGCAGCCGTGAGCTGGTGGCCACCAACCGCGAATTGATCGCGGCCGGCAGAATGGCTGCCATTGAGATCGTCCAGTCCGAGGCAGATCTTGCCAACCGCGAGTTTTCGCTACTCTCTGCAGAAAACCAGGTGGATGCGGCCCGTCTGGCCCTGACCAAGGCAATTGATATCGACAAAAACAGCCGGATATCACCGTCAACGGAATCAGAGATCCCGCCGGTGCCGTACAGCCATGAGCAGGCCAAACGGCTTGCCTTTGAAAACCGCCCCGATTATCTGCAGAGCCTGCTCAACTATGAAAACACCAAGATACAACTGATGCTGGCCAAAAACGGCACCCTCTGGGATCTCTCTCTGACCGGCAGCTACGGCGAAGACTACACTCGCAGCGCCGCAACCGGCCCGGTCAGTTCCAACGGCGTCTGGACGGCAGGCCTGACGTTGACCATCCCGTTCGACAACCTCTATCGCGCCTCCACCGAACGCAGCGCCTATATCGCTGCTGATATTGCCCTCAGAAAGTTTGAAAATGATCTGGCAAGACAGCGTGAGAACATTGAGATCGAGGTACAGGATGCCCTGCGCAACGCCGAGATGAACTACCGCCAGATCAAACTGGCCACCCTGGCACGCACCCTGTCGGAAAAAAAGGTGGAGATCGAGACGGAAAAGCTGAAAGCCGGGCGCTCCACCAACTTTCAGCTGGTCAGTTACCAGAACGACCTGGTCAGTGCCCAGAATAACGAGCTGGCGGCTATCATCACCTACCTGAACGCCCTGACCACACTGGAAAGCAAACTTGGTATCATCCTTGAACGCCGGGGCATTACATTATCTGAACGCAAGTAA
- a CDS encoding ATP-binding protein, producing MTFDTLRCTALLENLDQVTGFIEEAADHFGLETKKKFGLLVAAEEAFVNVCHYAYPDTTGEVTISCGSDNEAFVLEIADSGAPFDVLSLPDPDTTADIMDRQIGGLGVYFIRTLTDLVSYRREEGLNILQMVLYKTGEPRS from the coding sequence ATGACATTCGACACCCTCAGATGCACTGCCCTGCTTGAAAACCTCGACCAGGTAACCGGGTTCATAGAAGAGGCCGCCGATCATTTCGGCCTGGAAACCAAGAAAAAGTTCGGGCTCCTGGTTGCGGCTGAAGAGGCTTTTGTCAATGTCTGCCACTATGCCTATCCCGATACGACGGGAGAGGTGACTATTTCATGCGGCAGCGACAACGAGGCATTTGTGCTTGAAATTGCCGATTCCGGAGCGCCGTTTGATGTATTGTCTCTACCTGATCCGGACACCACCGCTGACATCATGGACCGCCAGATCGGCGGCCTGGGAGTATACTTCATTCGCACGCTGACTGATCTGGTCAGCTACCGTCGTGAAGAGGGGCTGAATATCCTGCAGATGGTATTGTACAAGACAGGGGAACCCCGTTCATGA
- a CDS encoding STAS domain-containing protein — protein sequence MTIQTIKESNATVVTISGRMDAMTAPEYEKTLNEFIASGETSFVVDFQGLDYISSAGLRALLATAKLLKTKGGQILLSNVLGTVREVFDISGFGTIFKIKDSVADALADLG from the coding sequence ATGACTATCCAGACCATCAAGGAATCAAACGCTACGGTTGTAACCATATCCGGCAGGATGGACGCAATGACTGCGCCTGAGTACGAAAAGACGCTGAATGAATTTATCGCCTCGGGCGAAACCTCTTTTGTCGTTGACTTTCAAGGACTGGACTACATCAGCAGCGCCGGTCTGAGGGCATTGCTTGCCACGGCAAAACTGCTGAAAACCAAAGGCGGCCAGATCCTCCTGAGTAATGTGCTGGGCACCGTCAGAGAGGTCTTCGATATCTCCGGTTTTGGGACCATCTTCAAGATCAAGGACTCCGTTGCCGATGCACTGGCCGACCTAGGCTAA
- a CDS encoding HD-GYP domain-containing protein translates to MNEVSQGNTSNLETIFELTKEGIYPPEIVNLAESFGMMVVNIEAKQQHLEQLLANLQEKNCALEMVSNSLLNANVGMLEVLGSAIAKRDSDTCSHNYRVCIYAIHLGKELGLSDDSLRSLIKGAFLHDIGKIAISDTILLKPGGLDDQEYEIIKTHVLHGSEIIKAYSWLSDAHDVVLYHHERFNGNGYPDGLQTDQIPLNARIFAICDVFDALTSKRPYKEPYPLDYALRAMRCEAGSHFDPEIFDLFVKNAETVHETVARLSESQLERLLHAIMHDYFAPSERNGENR, encoded by the coding sequence ATGAATGAGGTTTCTCAGGGCAACACCAGCAATCTAGAGACCATCTTCGAGCTGACCAAAGAAGGCATTTATCCGCCAGAAATTGTAAACCTTGCAGAGTCATTCGGCATGATGGTTGTCAATATTGAGGCGAAGCAGCAGCACCTGGAACAGCTGCTCGCCAACCTGCAGGAAAAAAACTGCGCGCTTGAGATGGTTTCCAACAGCCTGCTGAACGCCAACGTCGGTATGCTGGAGGTGCTGGGGAGTGCCATTGCAAAACGGGACAGTGACACATGCTCCCATAATTACCGGGTCTGCATCTATGCCATCCATCTTGGTAAAGAATTGGGGCTGTCTGACGACAGCCTGCGCAGCCTGATAAAAGGAGCGTTTCTGCATGACATCGGCAAGATCGCAATCAGCGACACCATCCTGCTCAAGCCGGGCGGACTGGATGATCAGGAATATGAGATTATCAAGACCCATGTACTGCATGGCAGCGAGATTATCAAGGCCTACAGCTGGTTATCGGATGCCCATGATGTGGTACTCTATCATCATGAGCGATTTAACGGAAATGGCTACCCCGACGGGCTCCAGACAGACCAGATCCCCCTGAACGCACGGATATTTGCCATCTGTGATGTCTTCGACGCGTTGACCTCAAAGCGCCCCTACAAGGAGCCCTATCCGCTAGACTATGCCTTGCGGGCCATGCGATGCGAGGCGGGCAGCCATTTTGACCCTGAAATCTTCGATCTGTTTGTAAAGAACGCTGAGACCGTCCACGAAACTGTTGCCAGACTGAGCGAATCTCAGCTAGAACGTCTGTTACATGCGATCATGCATGACTATTTTGCCCCATCAGAGAGAAACGGAGAAAACAGATGA